A section of the Flavobacterium ardleyense genome encodes:
- a CDS encoding lysophospholipid acyltransferase family protein has protein sequence MKIFDRNPFGHILFLKKWLIRILGFMSHQRYQGFNELKIEGSEIIKNLPDSNVLFVANHQTYFADVAAMFHVFNASLKGRTDTLKNVMYIWNPKLNIYYVAAKETMKKGLLPKIFCYAGAITVERTWRSKDEEVKRDVNPNDIENIKLALDDGWVITFPQGTTKSFNPIRKGTAHIIMQHRPIVIPIVIDGFRRSFDKKGLRIKKKGVLQSIVIKPPLIIDYDNDSIDDIVHKVAFAIEQDPSFLKVH, from the coding sequence ATGAAAATTTTTGATAGAAATCCATTCGGACACATCTTATTTCTAAAAAAATGGTTGATTCGTATTTTGGGATTTATGAGTCATCAGAGATATCAAGGTTTTAATGAGCTTAAAATTGAAGGTTCAGAAATTATCAAAAATTTGCCAGATTCCAATGTCTTATTTGTAGCCAATCATCAAACATATTTTGCCGACGTTGCAGCAATGTTTCACGTTTTTAATGCTAGTTTAAAAGGAAGAACAGATACACTTAAAAATGTGATGTACATCTGGAATCCTAAGCTTAATATCTATTATGTAGCAGCTAAGGAGACGATGAAAAAAGGACTTCTACCAAAAATTTTCTGCTATGCTGGAGCTATTACCGTCGAACGAACTTGGAGAAGTAAGGATGAGGAAGTAAAACGCGATGTAAATCCAAATGACATCGAAAATATAAAACTTGCGCTAGATGACGGTTGGGTGATTACGTTTCCGCAGGGAACAACCAAATCTTTCAACCCTATCCGGAAAGGTACTGCGCATATCATCATGCAACATCGCCCTATAGTTATTCCGATTGTAATCGATGGTTTCCGACGCTCTTTTGACAAGAAAGGACTTCGCATAAAAAAGAAAGGTGTTTTGCAATCTATTGTAATAAAGCCACCACTTATAATTGATTATGACAATGATTCTATTGATGATATTGTTCATAAAGTTGCCTTTGCAATTGAGCAAGACCCATCTTTCCTCAAAGTTCACTAG
- the rpmG gene encoding 50S ribosomal protein L33, whose translation MAKKGNRIQVILECTEHKTSGQPGTSRYITTKNKKNTPDRLEIKKFNPILKRVTVHKEIK comes from the coding sequence ATGGCAAAGAAAGGTAATAGAATTCAGGTAATTTTAGAATGTACTGAGCACAAAACAAGTGGTCAACCAGGTACATCTAGATACATAACAACAAAGAACAAGAAAAACACTCCAGACAGACTTGAGATTAAGAAATTTAATCCAATCTTGAAAAGAGTAACAGTTCATAAAGAAATTAAATAA
- a CDS encoding NUDIX hydrolase, with product MTFDEFLQLAPKIAKVSLPATDSHLKMSPVERRLQLLNHDYNLKAARDAAVMMLIYPDQNTSMIALIVRNSYKGVHSSQVAFPGGKVEKDESILEAALRETHEEIGVRPEQINIICSFSSVFIPPSNFNVYPFLGFCDTKPQFIPDPREVAAMALFPLADILDDNSLTLQRVTASYSTDVVVPAFKMDGTVIWGATAMILQELKDVLKSIV from the coding sequence ATGACTTTTGATGAATTTCTTCAATTAGCTCCAAAAATAGCGAAAGTATCTTTGCCAGCAACTGATTCGCATCTTAAAATGTCTCCGGTTGAAAGAAGGTTGCAACTTCTCAATCATGATTATAATCTTAAAGCTGCTAGGGATGCTGCGGTGATGATGCTTATCTATCCGGATCAAAATACTAGTATGATTGCATTGATCGTGCGAAATTCCTATAAAGGCGTTCATTCATCACAGGTGGCTTTTCCGGGCGGTAAAGTGGAAAAGGATGAAAGTATCTTGGAAGCAGCATTGCGTGAGACTCATGAAGAAATTGGAGTAAGACCCGAGCAAATAAACATTATCTGCTCATTTTCGAGCGTCTTTATACCTCCAAGTAATTTTAATGTCTACCCGTTTTTAGGATTCTGTGATACAAAACCTCAATTTATTCCAGACCCGAGAGAAGTCGCGGCAATGGCGCTGTTTCCTTTAGCTGATATTTTAGACGATAATAGTTTGACCTTACAGCGGGTAACTGCTAGTTACTCTACAGATGTAGTAGTTCCTGCCTTTAAGATGGACGGCACCGTTATTTGGGGTGCAACTGCGATGATTTTGCAAGAATTAAAAGATGTTTTAAAAAGCATTGTTTAG
- a CDS encoding DUF4268 domain-containing protein: MYSREENQKLKREFWIAFAEKYPRKWVLYDTKIKDFSFKFYVDNKKVQVLIDIEHKSEDKRVLYFEKLESLKSIIHEEFVKDLVFEKEYHLETQKIVSRVWVEMSGVKVSNRSDWDRIFDFFYKNMDGLERFYLEYDDYIKDI, encoded by the coding sequence GTGTATAGCAGAGAAGAAAATCAAAAGTTAAAAAGAGAGTTTTGGATTGCATTTGCAGAGAAATACCCCCGTAAATGGGTTTTGTATGACACCAAAATCAAAGATTTTTCATTCAAATTTTACGTTGACAATAAAAAAGTTCAAGTTCTAATTGATATTGAGCATAAAAGCGAGGATAAGCGAGTTTTGTATTTTGAAAAACTCGAGTCTTTAAAAAGTATTATACATGAAGAATTTGTGAAAGATCTCGTTTTTGAGAAAGAATATCACTTGGAGACTCAAAAAATCGTTTCTAGAGTTTGGGTAGAAATGAGCGGAGTAAAAGTCAGCAATCGCAGCGATTGGGATCGCATATTTGACTTTTTCTATAAAAACATGGACGGACTGGAGCGATTTTATTTGGAATACGATGATTACATCAAAGATATTTGA
- the rpmB gene encoding 50S ribosomal protein L28 codes for MSRVCDLTGKRAMVGNNVSHAMNKTKRKFSVNLVKKRFYLAEEDRWITLRVACSTIKTINKNGIAAVLKKAQSEGFIK; via the coding sequence ATGTCAAGAGTTTGTGACCTTACGGGTAAAAGAGCGATGGTTGGAAATAATGTTTCCCACGCTATGAATAAAACTAAGAGAAAGTTTTCTGTAAACTTAGTGAAAAAGCGTTTTTACCTTGCTGAAGAAGACAGGTGGATTACGTTAAGAGTAGCCTGTTCTACAATTAAAACAATTAATAAAAATGGAATCGCTGCAGTTTTGAAAAAAGCGCAGTCAGAAGGATTTATTAAATAA
- a CDS encoding DUF4295 domain-containing protein — MAKKTVATLQGTSKRLSKAIKMVRSPKTGAYTFTESIMAPELVDEFIKKN, encoded by the coding sequence ATGGCAAAGAAAACCGTAGCAACTTTACAAGGAACATCAAAGAGACTTTCAAAAGCGATCAAAATGGTGAGATCTCCTAAAACAGGTGCATATACTTTTACTGAAAGTATTATGGCTCCAGAACTCGTTGACGAATTTATCAAAAAAAATTAG
- a CDS encoding DUF2141 domain-containing protein, whose product MTILKYFFVFSILSIFHDVAPTNSVTITIENLKSTKGTVQIAVFNRSESFPKAGGEYKLSQFKLSTGKSNFTINDLPDGEYAIAIHHDENSDGKMNTNMVGIPKEGYAFSRDFKPKFSAPVFSDCAIQITSDQKLNLKMIY is encoded by the coding sequence ATGACAATCCTAAAATATTTTTTCGTCTTTTCTATTTTATCCATTTTTCACGATGTTGCTCCAACTAATTCGGTTACCATTACTATAGAAAACTTGAAAAGCACGAAGGGCACTGTGCAAATTGCCGTATTTAATAGATCAGAATCATTTCCAAAAGCTGGCGGGGAGTATAAATTATCGCAGTTTAAGCTTTCTACAGGAAAATCAAATTTTACAATTAATGATTTACCTGATGGTGAATATGCGATTGCAATTCACCACGACGAAAATTCTGATGGAAAAATGAATACAAATATGGTTGGTATTCCCAAAGAGGGATATGCTTTCTCACGAGATTTTAAGCCAAAATTCAGTGCGCCGGTTTTTTCTGATTGTGCAATTCAAATTACTAGTGATCAGAAGCTAAACTTAAAAATGATTTATTAA
- a CDS encoding DUF3810 domain-containing protein: MNHTTFKKYFLPSLLLISIVAVQILSAFPEFIERYYSNFLFQYISKGLRLTFGRLPFSFGDVLYISIILYLIYHLGISIIRKKKWTLKQSLLNVLSVLGVFYFLFNFLWALNYHRQPITERLNFTTEYTSAELLVFTNKLIQKTNQLQEEITSDKDKIVLIPYSTSEMYKLNLAGYKNLEKENSEFAYSTISVKNSIFSVPLSYMGFAGYLNPFTNEAQVNTEMPKYSIPATASHEMAHQIGIASESEANFVGYLSTVQNPDLFIKYSGYTMALRYCLGALKFQDEQEFQKTFKTINPGILKNFQESEDFWNYYSGKTDKFFSIFYDNFLKANKQEDGLEGYSKFVDLLVGYYKTTDLP, from the coding sequence ATGAACCACACTACTTTTAAGAAATACTTCTTGCCTTCGCTACTTTTGATTAGCATCGTTGCAGTTCAGATTTTGTCCGCATTTCCCGAATTTATAGAACGGTACTACAGCAATTTTCTTTTTCAATATATCTCGAAGGGTTTGCGACTGACCTTTGGCAGATTGCCATTTTCGTTTGGTGATGTACTTTATATCTCGATAATTCTCTATTTAATTTACCATTTAGGTATTTCGATAATTCGAAAGAAGAAATGGACACTTAAACAATCACTTTTGAATGTCTTGTCTGTTTTAGGTGTATTCTACTTCCTATTTAATTTTCTCTGGGCGCTGAATTACCACCGACAGCCAATTACCGAAAGACTAAATTTTACTACAGAATATACTTCTGCCGAACTTCTAGTATTCACGAACAAACTAATTCAAAAAACTAACCAACTTCAGGAAGAAATAACTTCAGACAAGGACAAAATCGTACTTATTCCCTACTCTACTTCGGAAATGTACAAATTGAATTTGGCAGGCTATAAAAATTTAGAAAAAGAAAATTCAGAATTTGCTTATTCAACTATTAGTGTCAAAAATTCTATTTTCTCGGTTCCCTTAAGTTATATGGGTTTTGCAGGATATTTGAATCCCTTTACCAATGAAGCGCAGGTAAATACCGAAATGCCAAAATATTCTATTCCAGCAACAGCAAGTCACGAAATGGCGCATCAGATAGGAATAGCATCTGAAAGTGAAGCTAATTTTGTGGGTTATCTATCTACGGTCCAAAATCCAGATTTATTTATCAAATATTCAGGCTATACGATGGCGCTGCGCTATTGCCTCGGCGCTTTAAAATTTCAAGACGAGCAAGAATTTCAAAAGACTTTTAAAACTATCAATCCTGGAATTTTAAAAAACTTCCAAGAAAGTGAAGACTTTTGGAACTACTATTCAGGCAAGACAGACAAATTTTTCTCCATTTTCTACGATAATTTTCTAAAGGCAAACAAGCAAGAAGATGGATTGGAAGGCTACAGCAAATTTGTTGATTTACTGGTTGGCTATTACAAAACAACGGACTTACCTTAA
- a CDS encoding CinA family nicotinamide mononucleotide deamidase-related protein: MKASIVTIGDEILIGQILDTNSQFIAKSLDKIGIEIKSILSISDDAEQIKHTFQSLQNEVDIVLITGGLGPTKDDLTKKVFCDYFEDTLIVNEEVLAHVTKIIEEYYKRPISRINKDQALVPSTAIILKNVNGTAPGMWMKKQDTVYVSLPGVPFEMKAIILDELIPKIIKEYKRSVIIHQTIITFGQGESLIAERLEDWENNLPETIKLAYLPSAGKVRLRLSARGDSEREIKDLLAESISQLVTVIGDIIIGMEEDETLEASVSNLMRANNLSLATAESCTGGKISQILTELAGASTFFKGAIVPYDTSIKIDVLGISSDLIKEHSVVSSAVARQMALSVQRMFKTDYAVSTTGNAGPSKGDSDAVLGTVFIAIATPKEVIVEEFNFGQPREKVIDRAVNQSLEMLRKEILKNLL, encoded by the coding sequence ATGAAAGCAAGTATTGTTACAATAGGCGACGAAATTCTGATTGGCCAAATATTGGATACCAATTCACAATTTATAGCAAAGTCATTAGATAAAATAGGAATTGAGATTAAATCAATTCTTTCTATCTCGGATGATGCTGAACAAATTAAACATACTTTTCAATCATTGCAAAATGAGGTTGATATTGTTTTAATTACCGGTGGATTGGGTCCCACAAAAGACGATTTAACAAAAAAAGTATTTTGTGATTATTTTGAAGATACCTTAATTGTTAATGAGGAAGTCCTAGCTCATGTAACCAAGATAATAGAGGAATATTATAAACGACCAATTTCTCGAATTAATAAAGATCAAGCCTTGGTGCCAAGTACAGCCATTATATTAAAGAATGTAAATGGAACGGCGCCTGGAATGTGGATGAAGAAACAAGATACAGTCTATGTATCGCTTCCTGGGGTGCCATTTGAGATGAAAGCCATAATTTTGGATGAATTGATTCCGAAAATAATAAAAGAGTATAAAAGATCGGTTATTATCCATCAAACGATCATCACCTTCGGACAAGGCGAAAGTCTAATCGCGGAACGTCTTGAGGATTGGGAAAATAATTTACCGGAAACTATAAAGCTAGCCTATTTACCTAGTGCTGGCAAGGTTAGACTTAGATTATCCGCACGTGGAGATTCGGAAAGGGAGATTAAAGATTTATTAGCAGAAAGTATTTCGCAGCTGGTAACGGTGATTGGCGATATCATTATTGGTATGGAAGAAGATGAAACTTTAGAAGCTTCTGTTTCAAATTTAATGCGAGCAAATAATCTCAGTTTGGCTACTGCTGAAAGTTGTACTGGAGGAAAAATCTCACAAATTTTAACCGAATTAGCTGGCGCTTCAACTTTTTTTAAGGGCGCAATTGTTCCATATGACACTAGTATCAAAATCGATGTATTAGGAATTAGCAGCGATCTTATCAAAGAGCATTCGGTGGTCAGTTCTGCAGTTGCTCGGCAGATGGCGCTATCGGTACAGAGGATGTTTAAGACTGATTATGCAGTGAGTACAACCGGAAATGCTGGTCCATCTAAAGGTGATTCTGATGCTGTATTAGGTACTGTTTTTATAGCAATTGCAACGCCAAAAGAGGTGATTGTAGAAGAATTTAACTTTGGACAGCCTCGAGAAAAAGTGATCGATCGTGCTGTAAATCAAAGCTTAGAGATGTTGCGCAAAGAAATTTTAAAAAATCTGCTTTAA
- a CDS encoding 3'-5' exonuclease yields the protein MQELTLSKPMCFFDLETTGIDISKDRIVEISILKVFPNGNKESKTWLVNPEMPIPPSSTEIHGISDEKVANEPTFKMLSSQVYNMIKDSDLAGFNSDRFDIPLLAEEMLRAGVDFDLKNRVAVDIQTIFHKKEERTLSAAYKFYCGQTLENAHSAEADTNATYEILKAQLERYPDLSKDMRELSEYTTRKKSVDFAGFIVLDKDNEECFSFGKHKGQKVNKILESEPGYFGWIQNADFPLYTKKVLTAIKLRKLNSKN from the coding sequence ATGCAAGAATTGACGCTTAGTAAACCGATGTGTTTTTTTGATTTGGAAACGACCGGTATAGATATTTCAAAGGACAGAATTGTTGAAATTTCTATTTTAAAAGTTTTCCCAAACGGAAATAAAGAAAGCAAAACCTGGTTGGTAAATCCCGAAATGCCTATTCCACCAAGTTCTACCGAAATTCACGGCATATCTGATGAGAAAGTTGCAAATGAACCTACCTTCAAAATGCTTTCTTCGCAAGTTTATAATATGATTAAAGATTCGGATTTAGCTGGCTTTAATTCAGACCGATTTGATATTCCATTATTAGCAGAAGAGATGCTACGAGCAGGAGTTGATTTTGATCTCAAAAATCGCGTTGCAGTTGATATACAAACCATCTTTCATAAAAAAGAAGAACGGACGCTAAGTGCAGCGTATAAGTTTTACTGTGGACAAACTTTAGAAAATGCGCACAGTGCCGAAGCAGATACAAATGCTACTTACGAAATTTTGAAAGCGCAATTGGAACGCTATCCTGATTTGTCCAAAGACATGAGAGAACTTTCAGAATATACCACTCGCAAGAAATCTGTGGATTTTGCAGGATTTATAGTACTTGATAAAGACAATGAAGAATGTTTTTCTTTTGGAAAACATAAAGGGCAGAAAGTGAATAAAATTTTAGAGTCGGAACCTGGATATTTTGGATGGATTCAAAATGCTGATTTTCCACTTTACACCAAAAAAGTTCTCACTGCGATTAAATTACGTAAATTAAATTCAAAAAATTAA
- a CDS encoding Hpt domain-containing protein: MALHYNLSKVYALSDNDPEFVNQILQLFISEVPQDLEQIKAGIKDKNYYQAYSFAHKIKPTLDLLGLIIAFEEILQIEAWTKREGKRKEIKESYKAVETQIEKAIKEIKKDFTLN; the protein is encoded by the coding sequence ATGGCATTACACTACAATCTATCCAAAGTTTACGCGCTATCTGACAATGATCCGGAATTTGTCAATCAAATTTTGCAGCTTTTCATCTCTGAAGTTCCCCAAGATTTAGAACAGATTAAAGCTGGAATAAAAGATAAAAATTATTATCAAGCTTATAGCTTTGCGCATAAAATAAAACCAACTTTAGACTTGTTGGGCTTAATTATCGCTTTTGAAGAAATCTTGCAAATAGAAGCATGGACAAAACGTGAAGGCAAGCGAAAAGAAATAAAAGAATCCTATAAGGCAGTAGAGACGCAAATTGAAAAGGCTATAAAAGAAATTAAAAAAGATTTCACGCTAAATTAA
- a CDS encoding fumarylacetoacetate hydrolase family protein produces the protein MKIICIGRNYASHIAELQNERPEEPVIFMKPDSALVLKQHPFVIPEFSQDVHHEIELVVKINKVGKYIDKKFAHKYYDEITVGIDFTARDVQQKLKDKGLPWEKAKAFDGSAVVGDFINKIDLQSVDNIQFKLTNNGVTVQAGESKNMLWNIDEIIAYVSQFFTLKIGDLIFTGTPQGVASVKSEDLLEGFLEEKQLFRIQVK, from the coding sequence ATGAAAATTATTTGTATTGGACGCAATTATGCTAGTCATATTGCCGAGCTTCAAAATGAAAGACCTGAGGAGCCAGTAATTTTTATGAAACCTGATTCGGCATTAGTATTGAAACAGCATCCTTTTGTGATTCCTGAATTTAGTCAGGATGTTCATCACGAAATTGAATTAGTTGTAAAGATTAATAAGGTTGGAAAGTATATCGACAAAAAGTTTGCGCATAAATATTACGACGAAATCACGGTGGGTATTGATTTTACGGCCCGTGACGTTCAGCAAAAATTAAAGGATAAAGGATTGCCATGGGAAAAAGCGAAGGCATTTGATGGTTCGGCAGTTGTTGGAGATTTTATTAATAAAATTGACTTACAATCTGTTGATAACATTCAGTTTAAACTTACCAATAATGGTGTTACAGTACAAGCAGGTGAAAGTAAAAACATGCTTTGGAATATAGACGAAATTATCGCTTACGTTTCACAATTTTTTACATTAAAAATTGGAGACTTAATCTTTACAGGAACACCTCAAGGAGTTGCTTCTGTTAAGTCAGAGGATTTATTAGAAGGATTTTTAGAAGAGAAACAGTTATTTAGAATTCAAGTAAAATAA
- a CDS encoding RNA polymerase sigma factor, giving the protein MTTNTEADFVQQLKANQNIVHKICRLYTRDQDSHMDLFQEITIQLWKAYPKFRGEAKFSTWAYRVALNTAITLYRKSTRTINTVEFDSQFHITKCEDYNYEEEEQLKLLYQAVYQLNDIEKAIVYMYLEEKDYAEISETLGITEVNARVKVNRIKGKLKKILNP; this is encoded by the coding sequence ATGACCACGAATACCGAAGCCGATTTCGTTCAGCAATTGAAGGCAAATCAAAACATTGTGCATAAAATCTGCCGTCTCTACACACGAGATCAGGATTCGCACATGGATTTGTTTCAAGAAATCACAATTCAGCTTTGGAAAGCCTATCCGAAATTTCGTGGAGAAGCAAAATTTTCGACTTGGGCATATCGCGTCGCATTAAATACTGCTATAACACTTTACCGCAAAAGTACTCGGACTATAAATACTGTCGAATTTGATTCACAATTTCACATTACAAAATGTGAAGATTATAATTATGAAGAGGAAGAGCAGCTAAAATTGCTGTATCAAGCAGTTTATCAGCTAAACGATATTGAGAAAGCAATCGTTTATATGTATTTAGAAGAAAAGGATTACGCGGAAATTTCTGAGACTTTAGGAATAACGGAGGTCAATGCAAGAGTAAAAGTCAACAGAATCAAAGGGAAATTAAAAAAAATATTAAATCCGTAG